ACGGGCCGGCCCAAACGGGCATGCTGCGTCTTCTCGCAATGCACAAAGCGCAGTATAGGCGGGGTATTCCTCTGTGTGAAACGATGTTTATCACTTATATGTGGCATTGATGGGTAATATTTTGCAAGTCTGGGGGCAATTTTTGTGATGTACCGCAAGAagccctttattattaggtataaaTATAGATATAGATTAGCAGAGAAAATAATCTAGAGGGATGGTTTATTGTCAAATAAGGTTGAAGAAAAGCTACCGGTTCTTGTTAGCTTTTGGTTATTTCTATTTATAGCTCTTTATATTTTTACAACGAAAATTTCTAATTCTTTTCAGAAAAGAGCGAGATGTCTACCTATATAGATTTCAAATTTTGTGAAGCAATCTTTGTTTAGGGGCGTGAAGAAACCTATATATACATATGATTTTAGACAAGCAACCTATATATGCTTTTTTTAGACAAAAAATCTATATGTTTTTTTAGAAATACCTGTAACTTTATTCATACTCGTAACAATTACAAATACACCATTTTGGACCTAAAATCaaagaaaatacaaagtaactcttatgactaagaattacaatgaaatctcttgaaaacgccTTCTTCATGGTGTCAATCTCTGCTCGAAGAGATACTCTAAAGACTTCTATAAAGAAGGTGCAATTTGACTGGAGCAACGATGTTGTCACTTTTTCACCCGCACAATATGAGCAATAATGGGTTTTGAAAGCGCCTCCAAAGAGATGGGAAGCCTTGATCGATGAACGTACTTGGGTTGgggatgatcccctagaagtgcAGGCCGTCGGATCACTATATCTTCACCATATTGTTGACGAAAGATTTCACCTCCACAAAAAAATAGATCAACAAAAAAGGCTTGACACCGCAACATAAACTCGTCAGATCTGAATAATCGGATCTGAGAGGATAGAAAACTATCTAACCTCATGCACCGCCAAAAGAACGAGAGGAAATTTATCCTCACAAAAACTATGATGATCACTGGACGATGATGAAGAACGTAGAGGTCTTGAAGATCCGAGGTCCCCCAGCTCCCAGTGCCAAATGGCAGCCGAAGGCGAGGGGGCCTAAATTTGTTAGACGACGACGGTGGCGGCGCAAGAAACCCTAGTTTGGGAAAAGAAGGAAAGGCACAAACTGGGCCATACTTGGACTAGCACACTTCAAACGCAGGCCCGGCCACAATGTGTGTACTGATCGACCGGTTGCTCTTTATCTTCTCAGAAACAAAAAAACCATTCCTCTTTCTTTCTTATAGAAACCCTAAGCGGCGGCGGCGAGCCCTTTTCTTAGCCAGATCTCAATACGGgaaggcgagcggcggcgaggggcggcgagcggCGAGCCCTTTCTCCCTGGCCCTGGGAACCCCGATTCTCGTGGCCCTGGGAGCCCTTTCTCGGCGAAGGGACCAAGCTCTGCTCAAAGAACTCAGGAAGGAGGAGAAAGAACTCAAGGAGGCGGAGAGACAGCTGATGCAGGAGAGAGAGCAGATGGAGTCGACGGAGGAGCACCAGAGGTTAGATTTGTCCAGTTCGATTAAGCAGAGTCGAGATTTGTTGGAAAGGATCGAGCGCAACGCGCAGCGGCAGCTGCTTGTTACGAATGAAATCAGGCGCTTGAGCCAGCAGATGAGGGCTGTCAAAGCCCGCAGCCTGACGGATATTCAGGGCGTGGAGCACAAGACTGAAGAAACTGCAGCAGCCTTGAATGGGCATGAGGCTGCTAATGGCGGGGAGCACAAGATGGAAACTGACGCCTTGGATGAGCATGGTGATGCAGCTCATAGCAGGGAGCGGACGGTGGAAAATGTCGACGGCGGTGGTGATGAGGAGCACATGGACTGCGACATTTCATCCATGGAGGACCAGGTGCCGAGGATCGACTCCAAATCAGAGCCAGAGGCAGAGGCCGCGACAGGTCCACATACCACTATGTCGACGATTGAATCAAATATCTCTGTATCAGACAAGATAATACCCAAGCCTGCAGATCATGTTCCCATCAAGAGAGGCGATGATGTTGTTGAGAAGATCGACAGAGGCAAATCAGCCCAACCATTACTGATCGAGGCTGAGAAGATGGCCGCCGAACAGAAGGAATTTGCTCAGTACGCTGATGCCTGGGATGCTAAATGGGGTTCGGCAGGGTTCGGTCTCTTCCATTACATGAGTGAGTAAACATACATGCATGCATCTTGTTTATCTTACTCAATTTTGTTTAGTTAGTTTCCTTACTCTCTTTTCTTACCTTGGGTCCTATGTCTTTCTataagggaagggaagggaagggaagtgAAGGGATTTACTTTGCTGCTTATCTACTACTTGTTCATGTTACCAAAATTTTAACACCTGCTTCCATTGATCGATTTCTGCAGCGACGGTCAGTTCCATGCAATATACACACTTGATACCCGGGAGCGCCCCAAGGCAATATTGTTCAGCCGCGCCTAGCCTCCAGGTCGTCTCCATCAGACTGGCAGAAATTCAAGGTGGTCTGGAATGGCCGTTGCCAGTGTACGGTATGATTGCTGTCAGAGACCACGTGGATCACAATCGCAACCTTCTGTTTGCCTGCTATAGGAGCAGGTGTCAGATACTCAAGGAAAAGGTATGTATACCATCTTAATATACATACCTTTGTTAATAAGGTGATATTGTTTGCCTTCCTGGGCCTTCATATTTGTCAGTAGCTAATAAGGTGATCGATGATGCTTGCAGGAGCCCTTTTTGGCCTTGACTGGCCCCTCCCGTGCAATTGTGTGCGAGGAATCGGTTGACTTTGAAATCCAACTGAAAGTAAGAGGTACAACAGAGTCCGAAGATAGAGCATTGATCACTGGTGTGTGCACTTACAACAGAGGGGATGATACTGTTTTCTTTACCAACTGCTTCTGCACCATAGAGTTTAGATTGGAGGTACTTCAGGAAGCAGTCCAGGCCACTGTTTTGGGCGTCCGTGTCAAAGACGGGTCATGGCCTTCTGGATGGGGAGGCCGAGTCGCTTGCTCAGTCATTGATGGTGAAATTGACGTCACATCCGGGCAACTTGAGCTGCTTGTTTCTCGTGGAAGTGCCATGCCCGTGACTTCTGAGGGTTACCTTCTTCTGTCAAGGAATGTCGTTTCTGTAGATGTTAACAGGAGCCTGAATTTTCTCCTAGAGGCCTGCTTACCATCTGGTGATACCATTGCACAAAAAGAATTGTCCTTCGAACCCAAACTTTGCAACATAAGTCAGGATAGTTGTGAACTTAAGGGTATTGAGTTGGAGATCACTGTTGCTTGGTCTAGTCTTGTTTCTGAGAAGCGGGGTATTTCGGTACAAGGATGTGTTGGTGACGAGGAGCAGGACTGGGACGTTGCATCAATGGAGCAGCAAGTGCCGAAGATAGACTCCAAATTGACATCGGAGATGAGTCTGGATACCAGTGAATTGGCGAATGAATCGAATACCTCCATGTTCGTACCAAACAAGTCAATACTTGAACCTGCAGATTCTGTTGCCACCAACACAGGTTATGATGTTGAGAAGATGGATAGAGGCAAATCAGACGAACAATTAAAAATTGAGGCCAAGGAGATGGCTGCCGAACGGAAGCGTTTTGCCATGTATGTTGATGCCTGGGAAGGGACATGGGGGGGTTCTGATGGGTTCGGTTGCTTCCGAGACATGAGTGAGTAAACATGCATGCATCTTGCTTATCTTACTGAACTTTGGTTAACTAGTTTCCTTCCTCCTTTTTACCTTTGGTCGTACTTGTTTGCATAAGGGAAGTGGAGGGAAGGAATTACTTTGTTGCTTATCTATTAGTACCTGTTCATGTTACAAGATTTCTAACAGCTGCTTCCACTGATCTTGTTCTGATGCATGCAGCGGCAGTGAGTTCCATGCAATACACACACTTGATACCAGGGAGCACCCCGTTGCACTATGGTCGAGTCGGGCCTAGCCTGCAGATCTTCTCTGTCAAACTCGCAGAAATACGAGGTGGTCTGGAATGGCCGTTGCCAGTGTACGGCACGGTCGCTGCCCGAGACCATGTGGATCACAATCGCAACCTTCTGTTTGCCCGCAACAGGAGTGAGTGCCAGACACTCAATGAAGAGGTATCTATCTCTACCATCTTAATCTTATCAATATGCTCTTCGTTTGATTTTGGGGATATTGTGGACATGCCTGCCTGGCCTGGGCCCTCTTGTTTATCAGTTGCTAATAAGGTGATTGCCGATGCTTGCAGGATTCCTTTTTGACCTTGACTGGCCCCTCTCGTGCAATTGTCAGCGAGGAATCTGTTGTCCTGGAAATCCAACTAAAAGTAAGAGGTAGAACCAAGTCTCAAGATAAGCCACTGATGAATGGCGTGTGCAGTTACTACA
The window above is part of the Triticum aestivum cultivar Chinese Spring chromosome 2A, IWGSC CS RefSeq v2.1, whole genome shotgun sequence genome. Proteins encoded here:
- the LOC123186760 gene encoding uncharacterized protein; this encodes MAAEQKEFAQYADAWDAKWGSAGFGLFHYMTTVSSMQYTHLIPGSAPRQYCSAAPSLQVVSIRLAEIQGGLEWPLPVYGMIAVRDHVDHNRNLLFACYRSRCQILKEKEPFLALTGPSRAIVCEESVDFEIQLKVRGTTESEDRALITGVCTYNRGDDTVFFTNCFCTIEFRLEVLQEAVQATVLGVRVKDGSWPSGWGGRVACSVIDGEIDVTSGQLELLVSRGSAMPVTSEGYLLLSRNVVSVDVNRSLNFLLEACLPSGDTIAQKELSFEPKLCNISQDSCELKGIELEITVAWSSLVSEKRGISVQGCVGDEEQDWDVASMEQQVPKIDSKLTSEMSLDTSELANESNTSMFVPNKSILEPADSVATNTGYDVEKMDRGKSDEQLKIEAKEMAAERKRFAMYVDAWEGTWGGSDGFGCFRDMTAVSSMQYTHLIPGSTPLHYGRVGPSLQIFSVKLAEIRGGLEWPLPVYGTVAARDHVDHNRNLLFARNRSECQTLNEEDSFLTLTGPSRAIVSEESVVLEIQLKVRGRTKSQDKPLMNGVCSYYSRREGPVCFRNCFCTLELSLEGLQKTVQATILGVRVKEEGSWPKAFGGRVACSVTGPDASPQEIELLDSRYTAMPMTSQGYLVLSRNVVSVDYHGSLNFVLEAYSDSGNKVAQKNETFEPKFSNISQQTCILTGGIELEITVAWSSLVSEKWDISVQGCVVL